The following proteins are encoded in a genomic region of Leptospira ryugenii:
- the purF gene encoding amidophosphoribosyltransferase, whose protein sequence is MILQSDKPKEECAIFGIYNSKEAANFTYLGLYSMQHRGQESSGIVSTDGAHLYRYANMGLVANIFTQPKIRELIGEAAIGHNRYSTTGASFLRNAQPVRVESHLGPIALAHNGNLVNSWDIRNRLERDGSIFQTTIDSEVIVHLMAKSHKTDLLEALCESLSQVRGAYSLLVLTPRYLVAVRDPNGFRPLVMGKRSDGAIVFASETCAFDITETEYVRDVEPGEMIVIDHTGMRSLYPFPKAKPSLCIFEYIYFARPDSYIFEESVYKVRKSLGRQLARVMPVEADVIIPVPDSANIAALGYSEESGIPYQSGLIRSHYIGRTFIEPDQKIRDFGAKIKYNVVKEVVDGKRVVVIDDSVMRGTTSRKIIKMIRMAGAKEIHFRVSAPPTVSPCYYGIDIPTHKELIAATHSIEEIRKYLRVDTLAYLTLDGMHDAVAGHKGGGFCDACFTSNYPVEFQNHVGNQKSLFTEYSTEE, encoded by the coding sequence ATGATTCTTCAATCTGACAAACCAAAAGAAGAATGTGCCATTTTCGGCATCTACAATAGCAAGGAAGCGGCTAATTTCACGTATCTCGGATTGTACTCCATGCAACACCGTGGTCAGGAATCCAGTGGGATTGTTTCCACCGATGGAGCGCACCTCTACCGATATGCGAACATGGGTCTGGTTGCCAATATATTTACCCAACCTAAAATAAGAGAACTCATCGGCGAGGCAGCCATAGGACACAATCGTTATTCCACAACAGGTGCTAGTTTTCTCCGGAATGCGCAACCTGTGAGAGTCGAATCTCACCTAGGTCCAATCGCCCTTGCGCACAATGGAAACTTAGTCAATTCTTGGGACATCCGAAATCGATTGGAAAGAGATGGCTCCATTTTCCAAACCACTATCGATTCAGAAGTCATCGTACATTTAATGGCAAAAAGCCACAAGACAGACCTCTTAGAGGCGCTCTGTGAATCTTTATCACAGGTTAGAGGAGCCTACTCACTTTTGGTATTAACCCCTCGCTATTTGGTTGCGGTTCGTGACCCAAATGGCTTTCGCCCTTTAGTGATGGGAAAACGATCAGATGGTGCGATTGTGTTCGCTTCCGAAACTTGTGCTTTTGATATCACCGAAACCGAATATGTGCGCGATGTAGAACCGGGTGAAATGATTGTCATAGACCATACAGGTATGCGATCACTCTATCCATTTCCAAAAGCAAAACCAAGTCTTTGTATTTTTGAATACATATACTTCGCAAGACCAGACTCTTACATTTTTGAAGAGTCTGTCTATAAGGTCAGAAAATCTCTCGGTAGGCAGTTAGCGCGTGTTATGCCAGTCGAGGCAGATGTGATTATACCTGTTCCAGATTCTGCTAACATCGCAGCTTTAGGATATTCGGAAGAATCTGGGATTCCTTACCAGAGTGGTTTGATTCGTTCCCATTACATCGGTAGGACCTTTATTGAGCCGGACCAAAAGATTCGGGACTTCGGCGCAAAAATCAAATACAATGTGGTAAAAGAGGTCGTTGATGGAAAGCGCGTCGTCGTTATCGATGATTCCGTGATGCGTGGAACCACAAGCCGAAAAATTATTAAAATGATCCGTATGGCTGGCGCAAAAGAGATTCATTTTCGAGTTTCTGCTCCACCAACTGTTTCTCCTTGTTATTACGGCATTGATATTCCGACCCATAAAGAATTGATTGCAGCTACTCATTCTATTGAGGAGATCCGTAAATACCTACGTGTAGATACGCTTGCATACCTTACTTTGGATGGGATGC
- a CDS encoding ribonuclease D produces MQTNSNYILVDTPKALELALLNLRQSKVLSIDTESSGYYTYYPRVCLIQINSRGKNYLIDPLRISNLSSLGPLFLDPEILKIFHSAQDDIKALKRDFSYEFVNVADTMISSRLLSMEQSSLSYLVEYYHKVTLSKVEQKSNWETRPLQKQQLRYAASDTAYLESIWLKMEEELKKRNLLDEAKSEFAFTAQEAYVAKEGEGFSLAKFPDILNFTPLERRKILELLRYRDEKAKRINKASFRVFGNDKLAQSVKEEPNEEKCMEWFGKKDGAEIYKLLISEYNDPIEASELTKRHGEDLNEEEDKKFQLAKKWRLRIMRIRRMEHSLLPSNKQLIAILKANPQNVEELRGLKIFSDWKVENYGPSLIAALSGSNYDSLLQKLTPIRSKEAFIAKRKKKQAKQQAEG; encoded by the coding sequence ATGCAAACCAATTCCAACTATATTCTTGTTGATACGCCGAAAGCTTTAGAACTAGCCTTGCTCAATCTCAGGCAGTCAAAAGTTTTGTCAATTGACACCGAATCTTCCGGATATTACACATATTATCCACGTGTTTGCCTTATACAGATCAATTCTCGGGGAAAAAACTACCTAATCGACCCGCTTCGGATCTCGAATTTGTCATCTCTCGGGCCTCTCTTTCTTGACCCAGAGATTCTCAAGATTTTTCACTCGGCCCAAGACGATATCAAAGCTCTCAAAAGAGATTTTTCCTATGAGTTTGTCAATGTTGCGGACACAATGATTAGCTCTAGGCTCCTATCCATGGAACAAAGCTCCTTATCGTACTTAGTTGAATACTACCACAAAGTTACTCTTTCCAAAGTTGAACAAAAATCCAATTGGGAGACGAGACCTCTACAAAAACAACAGCTTAGGTATGCGGCTTCGGATACAGCTTATCTGGAATCGATTTGGCTGAAGATGGAAGAGGAATTGAAAAAACGAAATCTGCTAGACGAAGCAAAGTCAGAATTTGCATTCACAGCGCAGGAAGCCTATGTGGCAAAGGAAGGAGAGGGATTTTCCCTCGCAAAGTTTCCCGATATCTTAAATTTTACTCCCCTTGAAAGGAGAAAGATCTTGGAGCTTTTGCGCTACCGCGATGAAAAAGCAAAGCGGATAAACAAAGCCAGCTTTCGAGTCTTTGGAAATGATAAACTCGCACAATCTGTAAAAGAAGAACCCAACGAAGAAAAATGTATGGAATGGTTTGGAAAGAAAGATGGAGCAGAGATTTATAAACTTTTGATCAGTGAATACAATGATCCTATCGAAGCTTCCGAGCTTACCAAACGACATGGTGAAGATCTAAATGAAGAAGAAGATAAAAAATTCCAATTGGCTAAGAAATGGCGACTGCGCATCATGAGGATTCGAAGGATGGAACATTCATTACTTCCGTCTAACAAACAGCTCATCGCTATTCTAAAAGCAAACCCACAAAATGTAGAAGAGCTCAGGGGTTTAAAAATCTTTTCTGACTGGAAAGTTGAAAATTATGGACCTTCCCTGATTGCCGCTTTAAGTGGTTCCAATTATGATAGTCTTCTCCAAAAACTCACACCGATTCGTTCCAAAGAAGCCTTCATCGCAAAAAGAAAAAAAAAGCAAGCCAAACAGCAAGCAGAAGGATGA
- a CDS encoding NUDIX hydrolase: MNLDLGRIRSELNQGWNELPNTTEIVSSVVVPIFHTQEGEHGFILTQRSQHLKSHPGQISFPGGVKDPEDSDLLSCALREWEEEMGVSRTQIEIIGKHEHLLTRTGFHITPFLGIYSGDFQFSYNRDEVEKVILLPIKSLWNAPFYQIQIPNRGPENTAYYFDLDEGLLWGATCELILRFLRHYASFQREPNLVKPNLNTPPFFRPPRN, translated from the coding sequence ATGAATCTCGACTTAGGACGCATCCGCTCTGAACTAAACCAAGGATGGAATGAGCTGCCAAATACAACAGAAATCGTTTCTTCTGTGGTTGTGCCAATCTTCCATACCCAAGAAGGCGAACATGGATTTATCTTAACCCAGCGTTCCCAACACCTCAAATCTCATCCGGGACAGATTTCTTTTCCAGGTGGAGTCAAGGATCCCGAAGATTCAGATCTTTTGTCTTGTGCCCTGAGAGAATGGGAGGAAGAGATGGGAGTCTCTCGCACTCAAATCGAAATCATAGGAAAGCATGAACATCTGCTAACCAGAACAGGATTTCATATTACTCCTTTTTTGGGGATCTATTCCGGTGATTTCCAATTTTCCTATAATAGAGATGAAGTAGAAAAGGTGATTCTCCTTCCAATCAAAAGTCTTTGGAATGCTCCCTTTTACCAAATTCAAATCCCCAACCGTGGGCCAGAAAATACGGCTTACTATTTTGATCTAGATGAAGGATTGCTTTGGGGGGCCACATGTGAATTGATTCTCCGATTCCTAAGACATTATGCCTCCTTCCAACGTGAGCCAAATCTCGTGAAGCCAAATCTCAATACTCCTCCCTTTTTCCGCCCCCCAAGAAACTAA
- a CDS encoding vWA domain-containing protein: MIILDASGSMAEKLDGISRMALAKEQLQRFLSKLPYDAEVGLVAYGNRIPGCDSARLYHPIRRGSSFSVMGKLGNLIPAGSTPIASTIDIVGEHLLNEREETQILLISDGIESCDGDPIASLQRIKVRGKKFKLHVLGISLDARSEDEMRSLSLAGNGSYFSIREREDIAIAFQSFEQAKVKIETVVSSPKPSEPKIKIVSILPYSESNSYIVRYEYEGILSHQEYLAKLMVFPREKKSVLNQIPPSDLIQLEVQSLSESKGSGKIVLHLAKSIDSLAQMELWDMHGIPSRMAKSELNLLQNFQP; this comes from the coding sequence GTGATAATATTAGATGCGAGTGGTTCAATGGCCGAAAAGTTAGACGGTATCTCTCGTATGGCCTTGGCAAAGGAACAACTTCAACGATTTCTAAGTAAACTTCCCTATGATGCTGAAGTTGGCTTAGTTGCCTATGGCAACCGAATACCTGGCTGCGACTCCGCTCGTCTTTACCATCCGATACGTAGAGGAAGTAGTTTTTCCGTAATGGGCAAACTAGGAAACTTAATACCGGCTGGCTCTACTCCCATTGCCTCTACGATCGATATTGTGGGAGAACATCTACTCAATGAGAGAGAGGAAACCCAGATCCTTTTGATCTCAGACGGAATCGAAAGCTGTGATGGAGACCCGATTGCAAGCTTGCAACGCATTAAGGTGCGCGGAAAAAAATTCAAACTCCATGTCTTAGGAATCTCATTGGATGCCAGATCTGAAGATGAAATGCGTTCCCTAAGTCTTGCGGGCAATGGATCTTATTTTTCGATTCGAGAAAGGGAGGACATAGCGATAGCCTTCCAAAGTTTTGAGCAGGCAAAGGTAAAAATAGAAACCGTTGTTAGTTCGCCCAAACCTAGTGAACCTAAAATCAAAATTGTAAGCATTTTACCCTATTCTGAATCAAATTCGTACATTGTAAGATACGAATATGAAGGAATTCTTTCGCACCAAGAATACTTGGCGAAGTTGATGGTCTTTCCGAGAGAAAAGAAAAGTGTCCTAAACCAAATCCCTCCTTCGGATTTAATCCAATTAGAAGTGCAATCCTTGTCTGAATCCAAAGGTAGTGGGAAAATTGTCTTACATTTAGCAAAATCGATCGATTCGCTTGCGCAAATGGAACTTTGGGATATGCATGGGATTCCTTCCCGCATGGCAAAATCGGAGTTAAATCTTTTACAGAACTTTCAGCCTTAA
- a CDS encoding tetratricopeptide repeat protein codes for MKLLAIVFSISLFCSNQALFSQTNQKVGQVFKEEERKAGELHYKRALESFEDRNYTKALEELKLFLVLYLRHPKEWEARKLLSRTHKKRGDLLALAENELQMYKDYPNTEEGLDAYLESARAWIRLGKEEKAQNILLDITKNTYSSKIAQEAELELSQLEILKESKNK; via the coding sequence ATGAAGTTGCTGGCCATAGTATTCTCGATTAGCCTATTTTGCTCTAACCAAGCTCTCTTTTCCCAAACGAACCAAAAGGTAGGGCAAGTTTTCAAAGAAGAGGAAAGAAAAGCAGGGGAACTCCATTACAAACGAGCGCTAGAAAGCTTTGAAGATCGAAACTATACAAAGGCTTTAGAGGAGCTAAAGCTATTTCTGGTTCTCTACCTCCGGCACCCAAAAGAGTGGGAAGCGAGGAAATTGCTCTCTAGGACTCACAAAAAGAGGGGCGATCTCTTAGCTTTGGCAGAAAATGAGCTACAAATGTACAAAGATTATCCGAATACTGAGGAGGGTCTCGATGCATATCTCGAATCAGCACGTGCTTGGATCCGTCTTGGAAAGGAAGAAAAAGCACAAAATATTCTGTTGGATATAACGAAAAATACCTATTCGTCGAAAATTGCGCAAGAAGCGGAACTGGAACTTTCCCAATTAGAAATTTTAAAAGAATCCAAAAATAAGTAA
- a CDS encoding Crp/Fnr family transcriptional regulator: MSFFQMVTFPANSYIIVEGKKDANNFYIIREGKVRITRETAVVGEDPNQVLGPGDFFGVVAAMSQHAQIESATSLTNVSLISVSYDQFGTLIQKSTAVAMNIIRFFSMKLRQFDTTITRLSFRNAVEEDPNELFKIGEYYFQQQNMSHATFAYQSYLKHLPSGQFVPQAKLRLQTMNQPFQGAVIDYTKFNRTYKDNEMIFCEHEPGKELFILQAGKVKISKIVNQNEVMLAVLQAGDIFGEMAILDNKPRSASAIASGDVELLAINKANFEGMVKAQPQLATRLITLLSERIWTAYKQLANLMLKDSQARIVDTLLTLSEKNRVKIAPKQAYNFEIGTKDLLKMVGLTDPKDELLIADIMKQNKFIRLDMGKIVCSDMAELEKLVQFYHKKASMENKLKKLK, from the coding sequence ATGTCATTTTTTCAAATGGTTACCTTCCCAGCAAACTCCTACATCATTGTAGAGGGAAAGAAAGATGCGAATAATTTTTATATCATTCGCGAAGGGAAGGTACGTATTACAAGAGAAACAGCAGTTGTCGGAGAGGATCCTAACCAGGTTCTTGGACCGGGAGACTTTTTTGGTGTTGTCGCAGCCATGAGCCAACATGCTCAAATCGAATCCGCCACATCGCTTACCAATGTATCTTTAATCTCTGTCAGCTACGACCAATTTGGAACCCTCATCCAAAAGTCGACAGCGGTTGCGATGAACATCATTCGATTTTTTTCGATGAAGCTCCGTCAGTTCGATACTACCATCACTCGACTTTCCTTTCGTAATGCCGTTGAGGAAGATCCGAACGAATTGTTCAAAATCGGTGAGTACTATTTCCAACAGCAAAATATGTCTCATGCGACTTTTGCTTACCAAAGTTATTTGAAACACTTACCCAGCGGTCAGTTTGTACCGCAGGCCAAACTTCGCTTACAAACCATGAACCAGCCTTTCCAAGGCGCGGTGATCGATTATACAAAATTCAATCGTACCTACAAAGACAATGAAATGATCTTTTGTGAACATGAGCCTGGAAAGGAATTGTTCATTTTACAGGCCGGAAAGGTCAAAATCTCCAAAATCGTTAACCAAAACGAAGTGATGTTAGCTGTATTACAAGCGGGCGACATTTTTGGAGAGATGGCTATTTTGGATAATAAGCCTCGATCTGCGTCCGCGATTGCCTCTGGAGATGTGGAATTGTTAGCCATTAACAAAGCAAACTTCGAGGGGATGGTAAAGGCTCAGCCTCAACTTGCGACTCGTTTGATTACCCTTCTCTCCGAGCGAATTTGGACAGCTTACAAACAATTAGCCAATCTTATGTTAAAAGACTCCCAAGCTAGGATTGTGGACACACTCCTCACATTGAGCGAAAAAAATAGAGTCAAGATTGCCCCCAAACAGGCATACAACTTTGAGATAGGTACTAAGGATCTACTTAAAATGGTGGGTCTTACTGATCCGAAAGACGAACTACTCATTGCAGACATTATGAAACAAAACAAATTTATTCGCCTGGACATGGGAAAAATCGTATGTTCCGACATGGCAGAGTTAGAAAAACTCGTCCAATTCTACCATAAAAAGGCGAGTATGGAGAACAAACTTAAGAAATTGAAATAA